One window of Caldicoprobacter guelmensis genomic DNA carries:
- a CDS encoding sn-glycerol-1-phosphate dehydrogenase, giving the protein MSILSSYKDMFGSSFHCKCGVQHAVPLKHVVIKQNAEEGVPSILDSEKLGKRGLMVCDDNTWKFAGKRISEVLSNNGYDIKVCLLNQKPMVIPDESAITQILLEFEPSMDFLIAVGSGTINDLTRFISHRTGKPYIVFATAPSMDGYASTVSPLLINGFKRTYITVHPLAIIADIDMLCSAPDDMILAGFGDILGKVTSLADWQLGVILAEERLCPVAKNMVQSALEEVVSKASQIAQRKSEGIQALMEALILSGVAMMMVGNSRPASGSEHHISHYIEMKYFMEGRQPLLHGTKVGLAVLYTVALYNELASLDPKNIDIQQLVKTKIPYEEWCQKIKEVFGPIAQEVIGLNDRQNWDSVVYERRLHNIKEKWETHLKPLLSSVPRLDTVKEWLQRAGANFTPQALGIEQNLMEEALLYAKEIRPHYTILRLADDLGFLEEKVKKIINLALV; this is encoded by the coding sequence ATGTCCATACTATCATCATATAAAGATATGTTTGGCTCTTCATTTCACTGCAAATGCGGCGTACAACATGCAGTACCCCTAAAACACGTGGTAATAAAACAAAACGCGGAAGAAGGGGTCCCTTCAATATTGGACAGCGAAAAGCTAGGAAAACGTGGCCTCATGGTATGCGACGACAATACTTGGAAATTTGCAGGCAAGCGCATATCAGAGGTGCTCTCGAACAATGGATACGATATAAAGGTATGCCTGCTTAATCAAAAACCCATGGTAATACCAGATGAGAGCGCCATAACACAAATACTGCTGGAATTTGAACCGTCAATGGACTTCTTGATAGCAGTGGGTTCAGGCACTATAAACGACTTAACGCGCTTTATCAGCCACAGGACAGGTAAGCCCTATATCGTATTTGCCACTGCCCCTTCAATGGACGGTTATGCTTCCACCGTGTCTCCCTTGCTCATAAACGGATTCAAGCGTACCTACATCACCGTCCACCCACTCGCAATAATAGCAGACATCGATATGCTGTGCTCGGCACCGGATGATATGATACTGGCTGGGTTTGGCGACATACTGGGCAAGGTCACCTCACTGGCCGACTGGCAACTGGGCGTCATCCTGGCGGAAGAAAGGCTGTGTCCTGTAGCTAAAAACATGGTACAAAGCGCTCTGGAGGAAGTCGTTTCAAAAGCATCTCAAATAGCCCAAAGAAAGTCTGAAGGCATACAAGCCCTCATGGAAGCTCTCATCCTGTCGGGCGTAGCCATGATGATGGTGGGCAACTCCCGGCCGGCTTCGGGCAGCGAGCATCACATATCCCACTATATTGAGATGAAATACTTTATGGAAGGACGCCAGCCACTTCTCCACGGCACAAAGGTTGGACTGGCCGTACTTTATACGGTGGCACTGTATAACGAGCTGGCATCCCTGGATCCCAAAAACATAGACATTCAGCAATTAGTGAAAACGAAAATTCCCTATGAAGAATGGTGCCAAAAGATAAAGGAAGTATTCGGCCCTATTGCACAAGAGGTAATAGGCTTAAACGACAGGCAAAACTGGGATTCGGTTGTTTATGAGCGGAGACTACACAACATCAAAGAAAAATGGGAAACTCACCTCAAGCCATTACTTTCATCGGTACCCCGACTCGATACAGTGAAGGAATGGCTGCAGAGGGCAGGTGCCAATTTTACCCCTCAGGCTCTGGGCATAGAACAAAATTTGATGGAAGAAGCCCTGCTTTATGCCAAAGAAATCCGCCCCCACTATACCATCCTTCGCCTAGCAGATGATTTGGGCTTTTTGGAAGAGAAAGTAAAAAAGATAATAAACCTTGCACTTGTATAA
- a CDS encoding chromate transporter — protein sequence MNRDDKWKKMQKLFFVFFRIGAFTFGGGLAMIPFIKREIVDSNHWIEEEEIVDIFAMVQSVPGVIAVNSAIFVGYRIAGIWGALASAIGVVLPSFIVISVIALFFSSFKSIPVVANAFEGVSAGVVALIITALVQLIKPSIKDEYGWTIAVFVFAIMSLTNISAIYVLLASAVVGIVISYIKKRREA from the coding sequence ATGAATAGGGATGATAAGTGGAAGAAGATGCAAAAGCTATTTTTTGTTTTTTTCCGCATAGGGGCATTCACGTTTGGCGGTGGACTGGCCATGATTCCCTTCATAAAAAGGGAAATTGTGGACAGCAATCACTGGATTGAAGAAGAGGAAATCGTTGATATATTTGCCATGGTGCAGTCTGTCCCTGGGGTAATTGCGGTGAATTCGGCCATATTTGTCGGTTATCGTATAGCCGGGATATGGGGAGCGTTGGCCTCTGCTATAGGGGTTGTGCTGCCATCATTTATAGTTATCTCCGTCATTGCGCTTTTCTTTTCTAGCTTCAAAAGCATACCAGTAGTTGCAAACGCCTTTGAAGGAGTGAGCGCCGGCGTGGTGGCCCTTATTATAACGGCACTGGTTCAGCTTATCAAGCCCAGTATAAAGGACGAGTATGGGTGGACAATTGCTGTCTTCGTGTTTGCCATAATGAGTTTGACCAACATAAGCGCCATATATGTGCTTTTAGCGTCGGCTGTAGTAGGGATAGTCATAAGCTATATAAAAAAGAGAAGGGAAGCATGA
- a CDS encoding chromate transporter, which translates to MSKLYLELLWTFFKIGLFTIGGGYAMIPLIQQEIVNHGWLTFKETIDMIAVSEMTPGPFAINAATFVGVKTGGIPGATFATVGVVLPSFIIVTLVAKYSARFKDQPLLQYALYGLRPAVIGLIASAAFLIARTTFFMASNGSVRIFVDIRNILNAINWRAVLIFVVAIIASLKYKMHPIFLIVLSGVLGIILYSL; encoded by the coding sequence ATGTCCAAGCTGTATTTGGAATTGCTTTGGACTTTTTTCAAAATAGGGTTGTTCACCATAGGTGGGGGATATGCCATGATCCCTCTCATTCAACAGGAAATAGTAAATCACGGATGGCTTACCTTCAAAGAGACGATTGACATGATAGCTGTTTCAGAGATGACACCAGGGCCATTTGCAATTAACGCCGCTACCTTTGTAGGTGTCAAAACTGGTGGTATACCGGGTGCTACCTTTGCTACTGTGGGGGTTGTGCTGCCGTCGTTCATAATAGTTACGCTGGTGGCCAAGTATTCTGCGCGCTTTAAGGATCAGCCGCTTCTCCAGTATGCGCTGTACGGGTTGCGTCCTGCTGTCATTGGCCTTATAGCATCGGCTGCCTTTTTGATTGCTCGTACTACGTTTTTTATGGCGTCCAACGGCAGCGTCCGTATATTTGTGGACATTCGCAATATTTTGAATGCAATTAATTGGCGGGCTGTATTGATATTTGTTGTTGCCATAATAGCCAGCTTAAAATATAAAATGCATCCCATTTTCCTTATTGTGTTGTCAGGTGTGTTAGGAATTATACTGTATTCGCTGTGA